GCACAATCACAAAGTGCTATTCCACAGCAAGCACTGAATCTATCCTGATACTGGCGGGCATTAAACCTATTCATTTGAAGGTTATTGAGACAATCTTCAACAAATGCATTAAATGGGGCTGGAAAATAGATGACATTCTTCCCGTCATTCAAAGGACAGTTATTGATTCCATCTTGGAAAAAACGAACCTTACTACAAAAGCCCCAGTTCACCCCGTCACTCAACTCGCTGTACCTTGGGGATATAACTCTCCAAATAATAATGGTTTAGAAATATATACGGATGGCTCCAGGATGGAATTCAAACCTCAACACTTCAGGACAGGTATCGGAGTAATCATAAAGTATAATGGCATCACTATTGCCAAGACCTCCTCCAGAGCATCCGATTATTGCTCAGTTTTTGAGGCCGAGCTTATGGCGATCAGAGAAGCAATAAACTATGCAGCAAAACAGGAAGAACAAACTACAATTTATACAGATTCACTCTCCTCATTGCATGAACTGACTGACCCCACATATAAAAATACGATTGTTCATGACATAAAACATGCTTGGAGACAGAGTATCTCACTGAATTTGATTAAAGCACACGCGGGGCATGCCGGCAATGAGGAGGCGGACCAACTAGCCAAAGAAGCCGTCAGACTTGACATCATAGAAAATACTACCTGGCTAACCCCCATTCAGATCAAATCTATAATCAACAACCATATTATGGCTCGATGGAAATTGGACTGGACCAACAGTAGAAAAGGACGGTAgacttacacattttttaaggaTCCAAAAACTACAGGAATGAAGgcaaacttttatattaatcagTTCTTAACCGGCCACGGCGTGTTTGGCACACACCAAGCAAGATTTTTGGGAAATCTTCAACATGTACTTATTGCAGCTCACAACAAGACATTCATCACCTAAATTTTCAATGTCCTAAATTTCAAACACGACGAGGCAACAATTTTCACAACAAAACAGAACACCAGATTTACTCTAACCTGACCTGCAGATCAATCATCAAAGACATTATCAAAACAACTTAGGAAGATACATTAAACCCactgtaaatttttactaactcTGGCCGTCCAACTACCGTATGGATCAGCGCTTCCATTTCTCCTGAGTCAACTCTAATTTTACCGCTTTAATTACCTCATCACAGAAGACTCTGGTTCGGCGATTTTGATTTTTAGCCAGGATGACTATCCTTTAAACTGGACTTTTagtgactttaaaaatttttaaatctcatggTGTTCTTAGGTTGGATTTGAACTGTCCTCGTCATTCACACCATTTTAATCCACTTTTACTATTTCAACACTAATTTTGGTGATTTTACTATTTGTAACTCATTTAATAGTTTCCTTAATAGGCAATTTGCCCtatgattagttttaaaattttatgccatATGATTGCCTCAATATTGTTGTTGACCTCTCTGTTTGACCTGGAAtggcaaattatattttatttgcttctaaTAATGCtggtgttttaaatttaattgtgcttttaaaccatattttaaggTCTGCTGACCTGGACTTTTCATGACATACATGCCAGATATATTTGTCATGTTTTCGTAAAGATTTAATATTCTGAGTAATTGTAGATAgctaattttgttcaaatgtaTTGCTCGCCCGCAAAGTTTACGGGCTGCTGCCATAtgacttttgtattttatgtaatttatgaactttatgtattttatgttctttaatgtttttgacttggttttttaataaacatttacccgtat
This window of the Parasteatoda tepidariorum isolate YZ-2023 chromosome 4, CAS_Ptep_4.0, whole genome shotgun sequence genome carries:
- the LOC139425440 gene encoding uncharacterized protein, whose amino-acid sequence is MSAWARTHKLTFSQDKTKIIVLNKDNKKTSRTPRIKMDQSSTNLKIINSLKYLGVLLDPGLTWIPHLNEVKDKITNFNQMSKRVARATWGLSPYILKKIYLQASEKVIIYAASVCYRNTNKINQKLASIQRIPLRTITKCYSTASTESILILAGIKPIHLKVIETIFNKCIKWGWKIDDILPVIQRTVIDSILEKTNLTTKAPVHPVTQLAVPWGYNSPNNNGLEIYTDGSRMEFKPQHFRTGIGVIIKYNGITIAKTSSRASDYCSVFEAELMAIREAINYAAKQEEQTTIYTDSLSSLHELTDPTYKNTIVHDIKHAWRQSISLNLIKAHAGHAGNEEADQLAKEAVRLDIIENTTWLTPIQIKSIINNHIMARWKLDWTNSRKGR